The Streptococcus parasanguinis genomic sequence GTAAAGCGAGCGCAGGCGGTTAGATAAGTCTGAAGTTAAAGGCTGTGGCTTAACCATAGTACGCTTTGGAAACTGTTTAACTTGAGTGCAGAAGGGGAGAGTGGAATTCCATGTGTAGCGGTGAAATGCGTAGATATATGGAGGAACACCGGTGGCGAAAGCGGCTCTCTGGTCTGTAACTGACGCTGAGGCTCGAAAGCGTGGGGAGCAAACAGGATTAGATACCCTGGTAGTCCACGCCGTAAACGATGAGTGCTAGGTGTTGGGTCCTTTCCGGGACTCAGTGCCGTAGCTAACGCATTAAGCACTCCGCCTGGGGAGTACGACCGCAAGGTTGAAACTCAAAGGAATTGACGGGGGCCCGCACAAGCGGTGGAGCATGTGGTTTAATTCGAAGCAACGCGAAGAACCTTACCAGGTCTTGACATCCCTCTGACCGCTCTAGAGATAGAGTTTTCCTTCGGGACAGAGGTGACAGGTGGTGCATGGTTGTCGTCAGCTCGTGTCGTGAGATGTTGGGTTAAGTCCCGCAACGAGCGCAACCCCTATTGTTAGTTGCCATCATTCAGTTGGGCACTCTAGCGAGACTGCCGGTAATAAACCGGAGGAAGGTGGGGATGACGTCAAATCATCATGCCCCTTATGACCTGGGCTACACACGTGCTACAATGGCTGGTACAACGAGTCGCGAGTCGGTGACGGCAAGCTAATCTCTTAAAGCCAGTCTCAGTTCGGATTGTAGGCTGCAACTCGCCTACATGAAGTCGGAATCGCTAGTAATCGCGGATCAGCACGCCGCGGTGAATACGTTCCCGGGCCTTGTACACACCGCCCGTCACACCACGAGAGTTTGTAACACCCGAAGTCGGTGAGGTAACCATTTGGAGCCAGCCGCCTAAGGTGGGATAGATGATTGGGGTGAAGTCGTAACAAGGTAGCCGTATCGGAAGGTGCGGCTGGATCACCTCCTTTCTAAGGAAATGGAAACCTGTACGTTGGTCTTGTTTAGTTTTGAGAGGTCTTGTGGGGCCTTAGCTCAGCTGGGAGAGCGCCTGCTTTGCACGCAGGAGGTCAGCGGTTCGATCCCGCTAGGCTCCATTAACACTGTAAGGGTGTTAAGATTGAACATTGAAAATTGAATATCTATATCAAATAGTAACAAGAAAATAAACCGAAACGCTGTAAATATTTAAAGAGTTTAGGTCGCAAGACCAAAAATAAGGTTAAGTTAATAAGGGCGCACGGTGGATGCCTTGGCACTAGAAGCCGAAGAAGGACGTGACAAACGACGAAATGCTTTGGGGAGCTGTAAGTAAGCGACGATCCAGAGATGTCCGAATGGGGGAACCCACTAGCTGATGGCTAGTACTCCTATCTGTTAAGGATAGGTAGAGGAAGACGCAGTGAACTGAAACATCTAAGTAGCTGCAGGAAGAGAAAGCAAAAGCGATTGCCTGAGTAGCGGCGAGCGAAACGGCAGGAGGGCAAACCGAAGAGTTTACTCTTCGGGGTTGTAGGACTGCAATGTGGACTTAAAGATTATAGAAGAATGACATGGGAAGGTCAGCCAAAGAGAGTAAGAGCCTCGTATTCGAAATAGTCTTTATACCTAGCAGTATCCTGAGTACGGCGGGACACGAGAAATCCCGTCGGAATCTGGGAGGACCATCTCCCAACCCTAAATACTCTCTAGTGACCGATAGTGAACCAGTACCGTGAGGGAAAGGTGAAAAGCACCCCGGGAGGGGAGTGAAATAGAACCTGAAACCGTGTGCCTACAACAAGTTCGAGCCCGTTAATGGGTGAGAGCGTGCCTTTTGTAGAATGAACCGGCGAGTTACGATATGATGCGAGGTTAAGTTGAAGAGACGGAGCCGTAGGGAAACCGAGTCTGAATAGGGCGAGTTAGTATTATGTCGTAGACCCGAAACCATGTGACCTACCCATGAGCAGGTTGAAGGTGAGGTAAAACTCACTGGAGGACCGAACCAGGGCACGTTGAAAAGTGCTTGGATGACTTGTGGGTAGCGGAGAAATTCCAAACGAACTTGGAGATAGCTGGTTCTCTCCGAAATAGCTTTAGGGCTAGCGTCGACATTGAGATTCTTGGAGGTAGAGCACTGTTTGGGTGAGGGGTCCATCCCGGATTACCAATCTCAGATAAACTCCGAATGCCAATGAATTATGGTCGGCAGTCAGACTGCGAGTGCTAAGATCCGTAGTCGAAAGGGAAACAGCCCAGACCACCAGCTAAGGTCCCAAAATAATTGTTAAGTGGAAAAGGATGTGGGGTTGCACAGACAACTAGGATGTTAGCTTAGAAGCAGCTATTCATTCAAAGAGTGCGTAATAGCTCACTAGTCGAGTGACCCTGCGCCGAAAATGTACCGGGGCTAAAACAATTTACCGAAGCTGTGGATACCTTTATAGGTATGGTAGGAGAGCGTTCTATGTGTGGAGAAGGTGTACCGTGAGGAGCGCTGGAACGCATAGAAGTGAGAATGCCGGTATGAGTAGCGAAAGACAGGTGAGAATCCTGTCCACCGTAAGACTAAGGTTTCCAGGGGAAGGCTCGTCCGCCCTGGGTTAGTCGGGACCTAAGGAGAGACCGAAAGGTGTATCCGATGGACAACAGGTTGATATTCCTGTACTAGAGTATGTAGTGAAGGAGGGACGCAGTAGGCTAACTAAAGCGTGCGACTGGAAGTGCACGTCTAAGCAGTGAGGTGTGAATTGAGTTAAATGCTTAATTCTATAACATTGAGCTGTGATGGGGAGCGAAGTTTAGTAGCGAAGTTAGTGACGTCACACTGCCAAGAAAAGCTTCTAGCGTTTAAACATACTCTACCCGTACCGCAAACCGACACAGGTAGTCGAGGCGAGTAGCCTCAGGTGAGCGAGAGAACTCTCGTTAAGGAACTCGGCAAAATGACCCCGTAACTTCGGGAGAAGGGGTGCTGGCTTTCAGTCAGCCGCAGTGAATAGGCCCAAGCAACTGTTTATCAAAAACACAGCTCTCTGCTAAATCGTAAGATGATGTATAGGGGGTGACGCCTGCCCGGTGCTGGAAGGTTAAGAGGAGTGCTTAGCGTAAGCGAAGGTATGAATTGAAGCCCCAGTAAACGGCGGCCGTAACTATAACGGTCCTAAGGTAGCGAAATTCCTTGTCGGGTAAGTTCCGACCCGCACGAAAGGCGTAATGATTTGGGCACTGTCTCAACGAGAGACTCGGTGAAATTTTAGTACCTGTGAAGATGCAGGTTACCCGCGACAGGACGGAAAGACCCCATGGAGCTTTACTGCAGTTTGATATTGAGTGTCTGTGCCACATGTACAGGATAGGTAGGAGCCATTGAGATCGGGACGCCAGTTTCGATGGAGGCGTTGTTGGGATACTACCCTTGTGTTATGGCCACTCTAACCCGGTAGGTTAATCATCTACGGAGACAGTGTCTGACGGGCAGTTTGACTGGGGCGGTCGCCTCCTAAAAGGTAACGGAGGCGCCCAAAGGTTCCCTCAGAATGGTTGGAAATCATTCGCAGAGTGTAAAGGTATAAGGGAGCTTGACTGCGAGAGCTACAACTCGAGCAGGGACGAAAGTCGGGCTTAGTGATCCGGTGGTTCCGTATGGAAGGGCCATCGCTCAACGGATAAAAGCTACCCTGGGGATAACAGGCTTATCTCCCCCAAGAGTTCACATCGACGGGGAGGTTTGGCACCTCGATGTCGGCTCGTCGCATCCTGGGGCTGTAGTCGGTCCCAAGGGTTGGGCTGTTCGCCCATTAAAGCGGCACGCGAGCTGGGTTCAGAACGTCGTGAGACAGTTCGGTCCCTATCCGTCGCGGGCGTAGGAAATTTGAGAGGATCTGCTCCTAGTACGAGAGGACCAGAGTGGACTTACCGCTGGTGTACCAGTTGTCTCGCCAGAGGCATCGCTGGGTAGCTATGTAGGGAAGGGATAAACGCTGAAAGCATCTAAGTGTGAAACCCACCTCAAGATGAGATTTCCCATGATTTTATATCAGTAAGAGCCCTGAGAGAAGATCAGGTAGATAGGTTAGGAGTGGAAGTTGTGTGAGCAATGGAGCGGACTAATACTAATAGCTCGAGGACTTATCCAAAGAGTCAGAAGATATTGACAACGAAAGGTTAACTTGTTAGAATATAGATGTTCAATTTTGAATGTTTAATCATTCAGAGTTAAGTGACGATAGCCTAGGAGATACACCTGTACCCATGCCGAACACAGCAGTTAAGCCCTAGAACGCCGGAAGTAGTTGGGGGTTGCCCCCTGTGAGATAAGGTAGTCGCTTAGCAAGAGATTGAGCCTAGTAGATACTAGGCTCATTTGGGAGTTTAGCTCAGCTGGGAGAGCATCTGCCTTACAAGCAGAGGGTCAGCGGTTCGATCCCGTTAACTCCCATAGGTCCCGTAGTGTAGCGGTTATCACGTCGCCCTGTCACGGCGAAGATCGCGGGTTCGATTCCCGTCGGGACCGTTAAGATAATGAAAATTATTTTAAGACTCGTTAGCTCAGTTGGTAGAGCAATTGACTTTTAATCAATGGGTCACTGGTTCGAGCCCAGTACGGGTCATATTTTGCGGGTTTGGCGGAATTGGCAGACGCACCAGATTTAGGATCTGGCGCTTTACGGCGTGGGGGTTCAAGTCCCTTAACCCGCATAAGAGAATAATAATGAGCCGGCTTAGCTCAGTTGGTAGAGCATCTGATTTGTAATCAGAGGGTCGCGTGTTCAAGTCATGTAGCCGGCATTTTTTTATATAAAGAAAGCAATGCGAACGTAGTTCAGTGGTAGAACACCACCTTGCCAAGGTGGGGGTCGCGGGTTCGAATCCCGTCGTTCGCTTGAGGAGGCCGGGGTGGCGGAACTGGCAGACGCACAGGACTTAAAATCCTGCGATTGGTAACGATCGTACCGGTTCGATTCCGGTCCTCGGCATAGACAAAGGTTGAAAGAAGCACCCTTAGCTCAACTGGATAGAGTACCTGACTACGAATCAGGCGGTTAGAGGTTCGACTCCTCTAGGGTGCATGGTCGCAAGGCTATGTAATAATTGAATAGAAACGAGCACCCTTAGCTCAACTGGATAGAGTACCTGACTACGAATCAGGCGGTTAGAGGTTCGACTCCTCTAGGGTGCATAAAGCGGTAGCTTTAGATCGGGAAGTAGCTCAGCTTGGTAGAGTACTTGGTTTGGGACCAAGGTGTCGCAGGTTCGAATCCTGTCTTCCCGATATTATGGCGGTGTAGCTCAGCTGGCTAGAGCGTCCGGTTCATACCCGGGAGGTCGGGGGTTCGATCCCCTTCGCCGCTATATTGTTGATCTTGTTGGACCTTTAGCTCAGCTGGTTAGAGCTCTCGGCTCATAACCGAGTGGTCGTAGGTTCAAGTCCTACAAGGTCCATTGTTATCTTGGAGGATTACCCAAGTCCGGCTGAAGGGAACGGTCTTGAAAACCGTCAGGCGTGTAAAAGCGTGCGTGGGTTCGAATCCCACATCCTCCTTAATATTAACGCGGGATGGAGCAGCTCGGTAGCTCGTCGGGCTCATAACCCGAAGGTCGTAGGTTCAAATCCTGCTCCCGCAATTTGGCTCGGTAGCTCAGTTGGTAGAGCAATGGATTGAAGCTCCATGTGTCGGCGGTTCGATTCCGTCTCGCGCCATTTCTTTTAATAATAAGCGGGTGTAGTTTAGTGGTAAAACTACAGCCTTCCAAGCTGTTGTCGCGAGTTCGATTCTCGTCACCCGCTTTGAACATAGGTTCTTTACCAAGTTTTTAACTTGGGCGCGTAGCTCAGGTGGTTAGAGCGCACGCCTGATAAGCGTGAGGTCGGTGGTTCGAGTCCACTCGTGCCCATTTTGGAGAATTACTCAAGAGGCTGAAGAGGACGGTTTGCTAAATCGTTAGGTCGGGTAACCGGCGCGGGGGTTCGAATCCCCCATTCTCCGTATAATTTCCAAGTTTGAGATGTCATCTCAAACTATTTTTTATATTTTGAAGGTTTTGTCTATGTTCTTGAATCGATTCTTTAAAATTTTTAGTTTTGTGTTTGTTTTAACTGTTTCAGGAATTTTATTTCTTTTTCCATCTGTTAGAACTTCTATTGTTTTAAAATCTTCTGATCTATTATCTATTGTTGATAAGGCAGTATCGGAACCATTTGTTGTTGTGGAATCTAAGGCAAAGGATTTAAAGAATTTATCTGAATTGAATGATGAAAACCGTTCGTTAAAATCACGTCTTTATCAAAAGGATATTGACCAGTCAAAACTTAACCGTTTGGAATCAGAAAATAGAGAATTAAAGGATTTGATGTCAATCAAGAATTCTGTATCGGGTTCTAAACAAGTCGTTAGTGAGATTATTGACCGTAATTATGGTTCGTGGGATCAGGAATTTGTTATTGATAAAGGTAGTTCAGATGGAATTTCTGATTCTATGTTTGTTCTTTCGTCTGGTGGCGTCATTGGTGTGGTAGAAAGTATAGAGAAAAATTCTAGCAAAGTGAAATTATTAGTCGAAGATACTATTTCTTCACAACACCTGACGTTTAAAATTGAGAGTCAAGGTCAATCTATTTTTGCTTTATTAAATGGTTATGACGAGAAGACAGGTGAGTTTCGGTTGTTGCAAATTGGAGATCCAGTTGAAATTAAAAAAGGATCTCTGGTTTCAACAAGTGGTTTAGGAAAATATAAGAGTAGTGACTTACCTCTTGGTACAGTAACTTCTACTCAAAAGGCATCTGATCAGTTAGGGCAAGAAATTCGTGTGAAACCAAAGGCTAATTTAGATGTCAATCGTTATGTACTATTGATTGGAGAGTAGTGTGAAAGTCATACGTAAGTACCATTTTTTCCCTTTAATCTTATTCTTATCTTTATTTGTTGACGGGCAGATCTCTTTTCTTATTTCTCGTTTCTGTCCAAACTCCTTTGAACCTACTTCATTTTTATTTCTATATGGTTTTATGTTATTGAGTCTCTATTTCTCTGAGATAGCTAGTATTTGGTGGGGAGTCTTCTTTGGTTTTTGTTTTGATGTGTATTTTTTACACACTCTAGGAATTGCCTTCCTAGTATTTCCTATACTACAGGTGATTTTTTATCGGTGTAATCAGATTATTTTGGTCAATCGATTGACTCGTTTTTTTACATTTTTATTAACGATTCTATTATTTCAGATTTTAACAAATCTTCTTTTGATTCTTTTTATCAGTATAAAATTTAACTGGATTACACTAATTATTTACCAAATTTTTCCAAGTTTAATTTTGAATGTGCTTCTATTAATAGTATTACAGCCTTTACTTGAAAAGATTTATTTATAAACTCGAAATAAAAATGTAACAATAGCGTAATATAAATTTTTAAAAAATTTGTTATACTAGTTAGTGTCTTATTAGAAAGGGAAAATTTATCTAATGAAGAAAAAATTATTTGCCACAATCTTATTGAGTACAGTTGCTTTATCACAAGGTGCTGTCGTAGCTGGTGTATCAGCTGATTCAACAGATGATAAGATTGCTGCTCAAGATAACAAAATCAATAGTATTAATCAACAACAACAAAGTGCACAAGCTCAGGTAGATCAAATTCAAGGTCAGGTATCTGAAATTAAAAAACAACAAGAAAATCTTCAAGCTGAAAATGACCGTTTGAATGAAGAATCTGAACGATTGTCAGCTGAGATCGATGAGTTGTCAAAAAATATTGTTGCTCGTCAAGAATCACTTGCAAATCAAGCACGTAGTGCTCAAACAACTGGGACTGCAACAAGCTATATTAATGCGATTGTTAGCTCTGGATCTTTGACAGAAGCTATCTCACGTATTTCTGCTATGAACGAAATTGCAGATGCTAACAACAAAATGTTGCAAGAGCAAAAACGTGATAAAGAAGAGATTGCACAAAAACAAAAAGAAAACAACGATGCTATCAATACTGTCATTGCAAACAAACAGCAATTAGAAGATGATGCGCAAGCTTTGTCAACAAAAGAAGCTGAGTTGAAAGTAGCACAATTGAACTTGGCTGCTGAAAAATCAACTGCTGAAAACGAAAAAAATGCTTTGTTGCAACAAAAAGCGGAAGCTGAAAAAGCAGCAGCAGCAGCGGCAGCAGCTGAAGCAGCTTACCGTGCAAAACAAAAAGAACAACAAGCAGCTGTAAAAGCTTCTGCTAATACAACTCTTCAAGCACAAGTTCAAGCGGCAGCTCAAACACCTGCTGCAACACCAGCGGCGGCACAAACTCAAGCAGCAGCTCAACCTACTGTTCAAACTCAAGCAGCTGCAGCACCAGTAGCAACTACTTCTCGTCCAACTTATAGTACATCTGCATCATCTTATCCAGTTGGTGAATGTACATGGGGTGCGAAGACATTGGCTCCATGGGCTGGTGATTACTGGGGTAATGGTGGACAATGGGCAGCAAGTGCAGCAGCAGCAGGATTCCGTACAGGATCTCAACCACAAGTTGGTGCCATTGCATGTTGGAATGATGGTGGATATGGACACGTAGCAGTTGTTACAGCCGTTCAATCTACAACAAGCATCCAAGTTTCTGAGTCTAACTATAATGGTATCCGTAGTATTGGTAACTACCGTGGTTGGTTTAACCCAACAACAGCACAAGGTACTGTTACTTATATCTATCCAAACTAAGAATTACACTGAAGCAG encodes the following:
- the mreC gene encoding rod shape-determining protein MreC; this translates as MFLNRFFKIFSFVFVLTVSGILFLFPSVRTSIVLKSSDLLSIVDKAVSEPFVVVESKAKDLKNLSELNDENRSLKSRLYQKDIDQSKLNRLESENRELKDLMSIKNSVSGSKQVVSEIIDRNYGSWDQEFVIDKGSSDGISDSMFVLSSGGVIGVVESIEKNSSKVKLLVEDTISSQHLTFKIESQGQSIFALLNGYDEKTGEFRLLQIGDPVEIKKGSLVSTSGLGKYKSSDLPLGTVTSTQKASDQLGQEIRVKPKANLDVNRYVLLIGE
- the pcsB gene encoding peptidoglycan hydrolase PcsB; translation: MKKKLFATILLSTVALSQGAVVAGVSADSTDDKIAAQDNKINSINQQQQSAQAQVDQIQGQVSEIKKQQENLQAENDRLNEESERLSAEIDELSKNIVARQESLANQARSAQTTGTATSYINAIVSSGSLTEAISRISAMNEIADANNKMLQEQKRDKEEIAQKQKENNDAINTVIANKQQLEDDAQALSTKEAELKVAQLNLAAEKSTAENEKNALLQQKAEAEKAAAAAAAAEAAYRAKQKEQQAAVKASANTTLQAQVQAAAQTPAATPAAAQTQAAAQPTVQTQAAAAPVATTSRPTYSTSASSYPVGECTWGAKTLAPWAGDYWGNGGQWAASAAAAGFRTGSQPQVGAIACWNDGGYGHVAVVTAVQSTTSIQVSESNYNGIRSIGNYRGWFNPTTAQGTVTYIYPN
- the mreD gene encoding rod shape-determining protein MreD; protein product: MKVIRKYHFFPLILFLSLFVDGQISFLISRFCPNSFEPTSFLFLYGFMLLSLYFSEIASIWWGVFFGFCFDVYFLHTLGIAFLVFPILQVIFYRCNQIILVNRLTRFFTFLLTILLFQILTNLLLILFISIKFNWITLIIYQIFPSLILNVLLLIVLQPLLEKIYL